The region ATTTGAAAATCTGGTCCGTGTTGAGACTATCAAtataattgtgtttgtaaagTTTTCAAATCATACATATCTTTATGTCTTTTTAATTAGGGACAGGCTGGACCAGAGTATGTTCCTGTGGGGAGGAATCATAAATAATAGGCTGCTCATAGATGCGAAATTTGCAACTTCCTTACAAAAGGGCCTGTTCACGTACATCTACTGTAAATTTAGTTGCAATGCAAATTGCTGGTTGTGACATTAATATTACTCTTAGGGGTGGTTTCTCAGACATGGATTAGCCCTTAGTCCTAGACTGCAAACTTATTACAGTGGAGCTCTTCATTGAACTCTTCTTTTGGGTCTAGGACTAGACTCATTCTTTGTCTGAGAGACCGGGCCTTAGTAATTAGATGGGCCTCTGTGCTGCCTTGGTGATATTGCGTGGTGACATTCGTACTCCTGAGAGTAACACACGTTCTCTACTTCTGTACGTTGCTGTGGATAAGGGTGGCCGTCAAATGACTGCAATGTATCCTCCATTGTTTGCCCTTGTGCCTTTGTACTACTTAAGTCAGGGGGGTCCcgaatcttatccaaaaagggatCGGTGTGAGTGTAGGTCTTCGTTTCAGCCCAGCACCTGATTAAACTAGTTGACTAATCGTGGTCTTCAGTCAAGTCGTTGATAAGTAGAGTCAGGTggcttagtgctgggctaaaccaaaaaaacctgcacccacaccagcccttttcgggGAAGCCTGGGGATCCCTGACATAAGTAGCAAGCCACAAATGGTTAGATCTCTGACCATGGGGAAGCCCTCAGTCCAGAACTCACAGATTGCCGGGATGGAAGGGATTGTGCACCATGAGAACAAACTGTGGTTCAGGGCATAGACAGGGAGTAGGGATGGGCAGATACAAGTAGGGAAGGGTGCCAGGGAGGTTAAAGGTGGAATTTGTATCTTTATGTTGCTCCTTAAGTAGGTCTTTGGCTCCTTGCAtcgctatttaaaaaaagaaagaaaaacgtTTGTGTGTTAACGACTTGAAGTGTGCCTATAATcatggtgaaaaaaacaaacagttatTGCGTGATTGCCTGTCTTCTTGACATTGTTTACTTCTTAGCTTGGCCTCGGAGCCAGGAATAGTTTCAGTGATCAAAGTGATACGGAAAAATACCAGACAAAAATGTATGGGCTTTGTGcctctgaatgttttttgttttttgttttttctgtttgtttttattttttttctgaaggtcTGAATATTATGGCCTTAAATTACGCACCGGGAAAAGTGTTtctaaagtaattaaaaaagttTGACGGGGATGCGCACTGATTGTAACTTGACTCCTGTGAGTGCTTGTGAGCCTGCTGTTGCTCTCAAGCTGTTGAggcagttaattaaaaaaaattatttaaaaaaccgAGAGGTGAAGCAAATCAGTTACAGATTGTAATTACTGCAGTATACAGACATGCCAGGAGAAAGCAATCTCATTTCGTTAACAAGGGGGCCTCTTGCTTTGGGTCACCGCGGCGAGCGCGGCGACTATTTCTCGATTCATTATCGAAACTAAACGAGGATGAAACGCGGAGTCCGCTCCCGCGTCTGAAGATGGTGTCGTCGTTTCCACGGCAACCCACCCCTGCATACTGAAGTTGTGTTCGgaaccagaaaataaaaaaaatggggaGAGATTCTTGAGCGCTTCTTGCCACTGCCTTTGCGATAGTAGCAAgttctttttatgtttcttgtttttatcaAGTTTTTATCAAGCAAGAGAAGAGCTGTGGCTTACCATTTAATGTACGGGTAAAATGGTtccttcaaaaaataaactgacaaaTGTTCAACTCAAGCATTAGGTACCATGTTCAtcaacaaaaccaaaaagaaaaaaaacagtgtcagatttttttcctgttgttttattgaaacaaaggtctttAGATCTTTAGCGTTGTTTTGACTGTCTAGGTTACATACATCAACACCTCTATTACCTCAGTTATGGTTTCCCTTGAGGGGAAACGCGTAATGTTGCTAATTGTGAGTTGTTGCCTCTGTCGCTGCATCGATCCTGGTCCTTGCCAGAGGtcacgtgtgtgtttgcttgctcCGATTAACAGGGTTTGGAGTGATCTGCAATCCATCATTCCAGCGGCTTAATCgatgctgccgccgccgccgctgctgctggcgggcgggcgggtaaAACCCACGGTCAACACTGTCAAACAGCGCTTCAGCGACCGCACTTATTAAGTGTGTGACATGCAGACCTTGTCAGGTCGGCCTTCGTAAGAAGGAGTCTGTTGAGTGAAATAAACgttcacatttaaattaaatatattggcAGATTAAAGACACACGAGGGGATTTTCCTAGGCTTTAAAAGGCCCGGCATGCTTGCGCTTGTTTTTAAACGCGTATTCAAGGTCACGCCGATGGTCTCCGAAGCCCGGCGATGATCGATGCGTACCTTTCCAAATCAGTCGGAAGCAGCGAGAGTCGGAACTGTAAATTAGAGCGACTAGTTCATTTACAGCTTGATTGATTTTGATTAAGCACTCTCCGGTTCCAAGGGTCCCCCATGTACTTAGCATGCTCTTCTCAATCACAAAAAGCCCAGAGCACTTGGCCTCCTGCGAGCCAatcaaattatattacattacagctaGATAATTGTGACCTTCGGTATAAAAGCCAGAGCCGGGCTCTCTGTatgaggttttttaaaaaaaaaagataaaaaataaaaaatcaatcatttgcatttgcatgatTTTCTGAGGAGGCAAACAAActccccgggggggggaggggggggaacgTAGTGATTTAAAAATTCAGCTGTTCAGGCCTGCGTTCTCCAAATCCTATCGCCTCGCACGGGCCAATCGAAGGCTATGAAATTTTCAGAGCCGTTCCTGGACCCCTCAGACATGGGAGGAGGATTAGCACAGCGAGAGGCATCGTTGCCTGATTGATGATTACTGCCGCACAGTGTGGGCTGGCAAGGCGGGGATGCGGTATTTACGCGAGGAGAGAACCTTGGCTAGTGCGCACCATTTGGGGGTGAGTGtgaacagaatgagagagagggagagggagaaagggaacaCAGGAAGGAGAGGCTGGTTGCCTGGTTACCGGTGGATACTTAGCTTCGCTGCACAGCCTACTCGAAGCTAATTGTGTACACAGCCAAGGAAGAGCACGCCAAGGCAGCCGCGCAAAATCGATTCCGTCAAGAGATTTCGCCCTTTTCTTCCTCCGTGTCCAGCACCAAGACGAAGGgtcaaaattgaaaaaaaaaatgaatgtcctCGGCTGTCTCAGGTGTTTCATCAGTCTGTTCCGTATATCCCTTTATATCCCCTGGACAAAATGCATTCTTATCTAttgctctgttttgttttctttttcctggaAGGTGGATAACCttctaaaaaaacaatagaCATAAAATCAGGAGCACTAGAGGCACCCAGTGGAACACTTAACAACGCTTTGATGAGTCTAGAACTCCAAtgctgttacatcagcattggagtgttcagttaagaacattctaatcacacatttgtgacctcgTGCCTTACGGGGTTGAAGTAGAAGAGCAGAACCTCTCAGCAGGGAAGGTTAGGAAGCCAACAAATTTACGAACTGTAGGGCTGTATTTATAAATTTGCTTCCATCAACAAGATTATGTACATTTGTGGCACGGTTTCCATCtgctgtttaaattaaaatggtcTCTCTCAACCCACTGTCCACAGTAGATTACCCCCAAAAAGTGAAAACCTAGCTACGGGCTTCACTCCAAGTGTCATTAAACTTTGCTGAGTCCACTGACAATGTTGGTTCTGACCACTGAGAGGCAAATCCCAGGCTCCCAGTTAAAATGGCgtcttgtcttgtcttgttcGCCGGCAGAGGCTGGCGAGCGCGCCCTGGCCTGGGGGGAAAGAGGCCTCTCGCCCTGGGCCTGCCTGGAAGCGAGCTCCTTCGTCTGACGCGGAGCCGGTGCTGGTGCCGGAGCCGGTGCCGGTGGTGGTGAGGACCGCGGCTCGGCCACCGCGGGAATGGCGGTGCCATCGGCGCAGGAGTTCCACTGGCAGAGCCTGGCGCGGCTCTCCGGCGGGCGCGTCTACCACTCGCTGGCGGAGGCGGGCGGGCAGCTGTACGCCGTCGGGGGCTGCGACGAGGGCGGGCGCCCCATCAGCGCCCTGGAGCTGTACTCGCCCGAGGTGGACCAGTGGGTGGGCCTGCCCGCCATGCCCACCCCGAGGGCCGGGGCGGCCGTGGCCGTCCTGGGCAAGCAGCTGCTGGTGGTGGGCGGCGTGGGGAAGGACCAGCGGCCCCTGAAGGCCGTGGAGATGTACAACACGGACGAGGGCaagtggaggaagaggagctccCTGCGGGAAGCCGCCATGGGCATCTCCATCATGGCCAAAGGTCAGTACGGAAACCCCGTTCACCACAGGGGTCAGCTCGGCTTGATGGAACACCCCCTCAGATTTTGGCAATGTCACTGGGAAGTGTCTTTTTATATTGTGGTCTTACTCTTCTGTTAACCTGCCATCGTTATGCTTGTAATGCTTAAGGGTGCATTGGAGAGTTACCAGTGAGCAAAAGCGTGAATGTAGACTTCTAGGGATCAGAAAATcctaggttgagagatgtttggACATAAACACTTgactaggttaaccccaatatagaTCATGTTTTACCCAGATATAGCCTGGCGCTACGTGCTAGTCAGctagaaaacattttcacttctcCCACCAAATGCGGCCGTGTTTTCACCTGAACGCTTAAGATGGCGTTCCGTTGACTTCTCACCAAATTTTCACCACCAGAATGTCCGCTAGGTTCACTGAGGCCTTCCCCCTTAATTGCTCCTTCTCTGCAGACGGCAGGGCGTTCGCGGTCGGCGGTATGGGGGCGGACCTGCTCCCCAGGAGCATCCTGCAGCAGTACGATCTCCGCAAGGACGTGTGGGCCCTGCTGCCCTCCATGCCCACGCCCCGCTACGACACCACCGCCTACCTGCTGGGCTCCAAGATCTACGTGGCAGGTGAGGCGCCTGGATCCATTCTGAAGAGCAAGCAGGAGCTGTTCTCCAAACTAATAATTCGCCTGTCAACCGCAGGGTGCTTGGTTTTAGTTTAAATATTAGTTTCACGGCTCGATCCGTTTATTTATAtgaccaaataaaaatatggaaatCCATGTTTGACTGGACAATATTTCACTTTCTGGCTGTTGACAAACTGGATTTGATCTATAGAGGGGCTACCCTCCATGACCAGGCTTTTATGCATGGTCCTTAGAGGATTGATTCAGATAAGCATAGTACTTCcaacttgttttatttctttataaaagAACCGTGCTCCCTGTTAAACACTCTGATCATATGGAACTCACAttgtgcgtacatgtgtatgtgtgtgtatgtgtgtgtgtgtgtatgtatttgtgtgtatgtgtatgcgtgtgtgtgtgtgtgtatggttatgtgtgtgtatatgtatttgtgtgtgtgtatgtatgtgtgcgtgtgtgtgcttgtgtgtatgcgtgtgtgtgtgtgtgattgtgtgggttcgtgtgtatgtgtgtgtgtatgtatgtgtgcgcgtgtgtgtgtgtgtgtgtgtgtgtgtgtggg is a window of Anguilla anguilla isolate fAngAng1 chromosome 13, fAngAng1.pri, whole genome shotgun sequence DNA encoding:
- the klhdc8a gene encoding kelch domain-containing protein 8A, producing the protein MAVPSAQEFHWQSLARLSGGRVYHSLAEAGGQLYAVGGCDEGGRPISALELYSPEVDQWVGLPAMPTPRAGAAVAVLGKQLLVVGGVGKDQRPLKAVEMYNTDEGKWRKRSSLREAAMGISIMAKDGRAFAVGGMGADLLPRSILQQYDLRKDVWALLPSMPTPRYDTTAYLLGSKIYVAGGRQCKRSVKSFEAFDMESRSWATLPSLPCKRAYAGVTWDRDGHLHWLGGLRQGGLHQRSKFTNNVNIFDTQQGFWRKSEDTVSMKTKRADFACAYLRGRIVVAGGLGNQPSVMDTVEAFHPEKRKWERLPPMTTPRCSASSIVIRDRLLVVGGVNQIPISAHEILYVKDEEIL